In Xanthomonas sacchari, a genomic segment contains:
- the malQ gene encoding 4-alpha-glucanotransferase — protein MTDTSLHTLADAAGLLVDWIDASATPRTVGDDTLRHVLGALGLDARDPATCRDSLRRLQADAALPPLLTADAGAPVEVGAAPGAAYRLDGEDGSTLHGHCDAQGRLVAPDAAGYWTLQHGERSTTLAVAPPRCYGVAEAVGAAQPRRWGLSLQVYSAPGAYDAGIGDADGTAAWATRTAAAGGDAIALSPVHAARPIGAHYSPYSPSDRRFLDPLQAAPARVLGAAAAQRALDSAGLAQAFAEAQARPLIDWPASAALKWQWLRQLHADFGQAGAALHADLAAFERDGGSALHAHAAFAAQDFGDTDPGLHRFAQWLAARSWADVQRQAHADGMGIGLIADLAVGFDAHGAEAAAWPQAVLQGLELGAPPDAFNGDGQAWGICGYAPTALRANGFAPFIELLRAVMRDRGGVRIDHILGLLRLWVIPRGAPSSTGVYLRYPLHDLLRLLALESWRHRAIVIGEDLGVVPDGIRAELSRRGVMGIDVLLFTRDRDGAFLPPAQWRPDALATTTTHDLPTLRGWRRGEDIDWRRRLQLSDAAQQRADHQARSDDVVRMDQAVAAALPPAQAADPELGALRFVAATPSPLALLPAEDALGLDQQPNLPGTVDGHPNWRRRLPAPDAAATVATLATRLDAFAQTRQTTATAAQGADACA, from the coding sequence ATGACCGACACTTCCCTGCACACCCTGGCCGACGCCGCCGGCCTGCTGGTCGACTGGATCGACGCCAGCGCCACGCCGCGCACGGTCGGCGACGACACCCTGCGCCACGTGCTCGGCGCGCTGGGCCTGGACGCACGCGACCCCGCCACCTGCCGCGACAGCCTGCGCCGACTGCAGGCCGATGCCGCGCTGCCGCCGCTGCTGACCGCCGATGCCGGCGCACCGGTCGAGGTCGGCGCCGCGCCCGGTGCGGCCTACCGGCTCGACGGCGAGGACGGCAGTACGCTGCACGGCCACTGCGACGCGCAGGGCCGCCTCGTCGCGCCCGACGCCGCCGGTTACTGGACCCTGCAGCACGGCGAGCGCAGCACCACCCTGGCGGTGGCGCCGCCGCGCTGCTACGGCGTCGCCGAGGCGGTGGGCGCGGCGCAGCCGCGACGCTGGGGCCTGTCGCTGCAGGTGTATTCGGCGCCGGGCGCCTACGACGCCGGCATCGGCGACGCCGACGGCACCGCCGCCTGGGCCACGCGCACCGCCGCGGCCGGCGGCGACGCCATCGCCCTGAGCCCGGTGCACGCGGCGCGGCCGATCGGCGCGCACTACAGCCCGTATTCGCCCAGCGACCGCCGCTTCCTCGATCCGTTGCAGGCAGCGCCGGCGCGCGTGCTCGGCGCCGCGGCCGCGCAGCGCGCGCTGGACAGCGCCGGGCTGGCGCAGGCCTTCGCCGAGGCGCAGGCGCGCCCGCTGATCGACTGGCCGGCCTCGGCTGCGCTGAAGTGGCAGTGGCTGCGGCAGCTGCACGCCGACTTCGGCCAGGCTGGCGCGGCGTTGCATGCCGACCTGGCCGCGTTCGAACGCGACGGCGGCAGCGCCCTGCACGCGCATGCCGCGTTCGCGGCGCAGGACTTCGGCGATACCGATCCGGGCCTGCACCGGTTCGCGCAGTGGCTGGCCGCACGCAGTTGGGCCGACGTGCAACGCCAGGCGCATGCCGACGGCATGGGCATCGGCCTGATCGCCGACCTGGCGGTGGGCTTCGACGCGCATGGCGCCGAGGCCGCGGCCTGGCCGCAGGCGGTGCTGCAGGGACTGGAACTGGGCGCGCCGCCGGACGCGTTCAACGGCGACGGCCAGGCCTGGGGCATCTGCGGCTATGCCCCGACGGCGCTGCGCGCCAACGGCTTCGCACCGTTCATCGAGCTGCTGCGCGCGGTGATGCGCGATCGCGGCGGCGTGCGCATCGACCACATCCTCGGCCTGCTGCGGCTGTGGGTGATCCCGCGCGGCGCGCCCTCGTCCACCGGCGTGTACCTGCGCTATCCGCTGCACGACCTGCTGCGCCTGCTGGCGCTGGAATCCTGGCGGCACCGCGCGATCGTGATCGGCGAGGACCTGGGCGTGGTGCCGGACGGCATCCGCGCGGAACTGTCGCGGCGCGGGGTGATGGGCATCGACGTGCTGCTGTTCACCCGCGACCGCGATGGCGCGTTCCTGCCGCCGGCGCAGTGGCGCCCCGACGCCCTCGCCACCACCACCACCCACGACCTGCCGACCCTGCGCGGCTGGCGCCGCGGCGAAGACATCGACTGGCGCCGGCGCCTGCAGTTGAGCGACGCCGCGCAGCAGCGCGCCGACCACCAGGCGCGCAGCGACGATGTCGTGCGCATGGACCAGGCGGTCGCCGCGGCGCTGCCGCCGGCGCAGGCCGCCGATCCGGAATTGGGCGCACTGCGCTTCGTCGCCGCCACGCCCTCGCCGCTGGCGCTGCTGCCGGCCGAGGACGCGCTGGGCCTGGACCAGCAACCCAACCTGCCCGGCACTGTCGACGGCCATCCGAACTGGCGCCGGCGCCTGCCCGCGCCCGATGCAGCCGCGACCGTCGCCACCCTCGCCACGCGTCTGGACGCGTTCGCGCAGACCCGCCAGACCACCGCCACCGCCGCGCAAGGAGCCGACGCATGCGCATGA
- the treZ gene encoding malto-oligosyltrehalose trehalohydrolase, with translation MATTAVSTDSPAAPRAALRPGAWPGANGEVAFALWAPDAERVDLVFDDDRRQPLQAIGDGYFAATLACAPGTRYRYAIDGGTPVPDPASRWQPDGVHGASAVLATDGYAWRHGDWRGRPWAETVFYELHVGTCGGYAGLRAQLPTLAALGVTAIELMPLAEFPGRHNWGYDGVLPYAPASAYGHPDELKALIDEAHGLGLSVFLDVVYNHFGPDGNYLGQYASSFFRKDAPTPWGAAIDFRLAPVQRYFIDNALMWLHEYRFDGLRLDAVHAIVPNAFLDTLREAIMASVADGRHVHLVLENEANQADVLERGYSAQWDDDFHNSLHVLLTGEHEGYYAGFADAPAQHLARVLGEGFAFQGQADHRGHARGEPSGHLPPHKFVIFAQNHDQIGNRARGDRLITQVTEPALRAALALTALTPMIPLFFMGEPWGSRAPFQFFTDFAPPLDEAVREGRRREFAHFAAFADEQQRATIPDPNAPSTFQASIADISDATHGEGARWRAWFEALLALRRQHLVPALDKAQALGARVIGPKAVAAGWRLGDGEWHVAANFGDAPVALDLPGSTVHAENAGDDVAQLPPNAFVARYRPASAA, from the coding sequence ATGGCCACGACCGCCGTATCGACCGACTCCCCCGCCGCACCGCGCGCGGCACTGCGCCCCGGCGCCTGGCCCGGCGCCAACGGCGAAGTCGCCTTCGCGCTGTGGGCGCCCGATGCCGAGCGCGTGGACCTGGTGTTCGACGACGATCGGCGGCAGCCGCTGCAGGCGATCGGCGACGGCTACTTCGCCGCCACCCTGGCCTGCGCCCCCGGCACCCGCTACCGCTACGCCATCGACGGCGGCACGCCGGTGCCGGACCCGGCCTCGCGCTGGCAGCCGGACGGCGTGCACGGCGCCAGCGCGGTGCTGGCCACCGACGGCTATGCCTGGCGCCACGGCGACTGGCGCGGCCGGCCCTGGGCCGAGACCGTGTTCTACGAACTGCACGTAGGCACCTGCGGCGGCTACGCCGGGCTGCGCGCGCAGTTGCCGACGCTGGCCGCGCTCGGCGTCACCGCGATCGAACTGATGCCGCTGGCCGAGTTCCCCGGCCGCCACAACTGGGGCTACGACGGCGTGCTGCCGTACGCCCCGGCCTCGGCCTACGGCCATCCCGACGAACTCAAGGCGCTGATCGACGAGGCCCACGGCCTGGGCCTAAGCGTGTTCCTGGACGTGGTCTACAACCACTTCGGCCCGGACGGCAATTACCTGGGCCAGTACGCCTCGTCTTTTTTCCGCAAGGACGCGCCGACGCCGTGGGGCGCGGCGATCGACTTCCGCCTGGCGCCGGTGCAGCGCTACTTCATCGACAACGCGCTGATGTGGCTGCACGAGTACCGCTTCGACGGCCTGCGCCTGGACGCGGTGCACGCGATCGTGCCCAACGCCTTCCTCGACACCCTGCGCGAGGCGATCATGGCCAGCGTCGCCGACGGGCGCCACGTGCACCTGGTGCTGGAGAACGAGGCCAACCAGGCCGATGTGCTGGAGCGCGGCTACAGCGCGCAGTGGGACGACGACTTCCACAATAGCCTGCACGTGTTGCTGACCGGCGAACACGAGGGCTACTACGCCGGCTTCGCCGACGCGCCGGCGCAACACCTGGCACGGGTGCTCGGCGAAGGTTTCGCCTTCCAGGGCCAGGCCGACCACCGCGGGCACGCGCGCGGCGAGCCCAGCGGCCACCTGCCGCCGCACAAGTTCGTGATCTTCGCGCAGAACCACGACCAGATCGGCAACCGCGCCCGCGGCGACCGGCTGATCACCCAGGTGACCGAACCGGCGCTGCGCGCGGCGCTGGCGCTGACCGCGTTGACCCCGATGATCCCGCTGTTCTTCATGGGCGAGCCGTGGGGCAGCCGCGCGCCGTTCCAGTTCTTCACCGATTTCGCGCCGCCGCTGGACGAGGCGGTGCGCGAGGGCCGGCGCCGCGAGTTCGCGCACTTCGCCGCCTTCGCCGATGAACAGCAGCGCGCCACCATCCCCGATCCCAACGCGCCGAGCACCTTCCAGGCCTCCATCGCCGACATCAGCGACGCCACCCACGGCGAGGGTGCGCGCTGGCGCGCCTGGTTCGAGGCGCTGCTGGCGCTGCGTCGGCAGCACCTGGTGCCGGCGCTGGACAAGGCGCAGGCGCTGGGCGCGCGCGTGATCGGGCCCAAGGCGGTGGCCGCCGGCTGGCGCCTGGGCGACGGCGAATGGCACGTGGCGGCCAATTTCGGCGACGCGCCGGTGGCGCTGGACCTGCCGGGCAGCACCGTGCATGCGGAGAACGCCGGCGACGACGTCGCGCAGTTGCCGCCCAACGCCTTCGTCGCGCGCTACCGACCTGCCAGCGCGGCATGA
- the glgB gene encoding 1,4-alpha-glucan branching protein GlgB, with the protein MSEQEHAVDPAAGRDPATAAAEDDGDGPALQALARGEAGDAFAWLGPHAQADGTLRVRVLAPGAEALGLLDAQGKLVARMRAHPQAAGVFEGELKQPMRYRLRIVWPDAVQECDDPYAFGPVLDPAWLQDLADGDGAALRTALGAHHARVGEVEGVRFAVWAPQARRVALVGDFNGWDARRHPLRLHAEAGVWELFVPGLHGGEHYQYELQAADGSTLPRKADPVGRCSAPAPSTHSVVPYADSHVWNDAAWLAQREAQAGSAQPLSIYELHAGSWRHDGDGQPLHWDALAQDLIPYVQGLGFTHIELLPIAEYPFGGSWGYQPLGLYAPTARHGDADGFARFVDACHQAGIGVLLDWVGAHFPDDPHGLQRFDGSALYEHADPREGVHREWNTLVYNYGRPEVVAYLIGSALEWIERFHVDGLRVDAVAAMLYRDYGRPAGEWIPNAHGGRENLEAIAFLRRLNDEIAQRFPGVRTIAEESTAWPGATAPTPQGGLGFSHKWNMGWAHDTLCYLQRDPLYRQHHHSEMTFGLVYAFSEHFVLPLSHDEVAHGRGSLLARLPGDAWQRFANLRAYLAFMWAHPGRKLLFMGCEFGQWQDWDHERPLDWVQAQQPEHRGVARLVADLNRQLRASPALYRSDRSSDGFEWSIADDHHNSVFAFVRHDRDDDTPPLLAVSNFTPNVHHGYHVGVPRGGRWRERLNSDSSYYGGSNQGNGGALSTLPQPMHGHAQSLALTLPPLSTLWLQPDF; encoded by the coding sequence ATGAGCGAACAGGAACACGCCGTGGACCCGGCCGCAGGCCGGGACCCGGCGACGGCGGCGGCGGAGGACGACGGCGACGGCCCTGCGTTGCAGGCGCTGGCGCGCGGCGAGGCCGGCGATGCCTTCGCCTGGCTCGGCCCGCATGCGCAGGCCGACGGCACGCTCCGGGTCCGCGTGCTGGCGCCCGGCGCCGAGGCGCTGGGCCTGCTCGATGCGCAGGGCAAGCTGGTGGCGCGGATGCGCGCGCATCCGCAGGCCGCAGGGGTGTTCGAAGGCGAACTGAAGCAGCCCATGCGCTATCGGCTGCGCATCGTGTGGCCGGATGCCGTGCAGGAATGCGACGACCCCTACGCCTTCGGACCGGTGCTGGATCCGGCCTGGCTGCAGGACCTGGCCGATGGCGATGGCGCCGCGCTGCGCACCGCGCTGGGCGCGCACCACGCCCGCGTCGGCGAGGTGGAGGGCGTGCGCTTCGCGGTGTGGGCGCCGCAGGCCAGGCGCGTGGCCCTGGTCGGCGACTTCAATGGCTGGGACGCGCGGCGGCATCCGCTGCGCCTGCATGCCGAGGCCGGGGTCTGGGAACTGTTCGTGCCCGGGCTGCACGGCGGCGAACATTATCAATACGAACTGCAGGCCGCCGACGGCAGCACGCTGCCGCGCAAGGCCGATCCGGTGGGGCGCTGCAGCGCGCCCGCCCCGTCCACCCACTCGGTGGTGCCGTACGCGGACAGCCACGTCTGGAACGATGCCGCCTGGCTGGCGCAGCGCGAGGCCCAGGCCGGCAGCGCGCAGCCGCTGAGCATCTACGAGCTGCATGCCGGCTCCTGGCGCCACGACGGCGATGGCCAGCCGCTGCACTGGGACGCGCTGGCGCAGGACTTGATCCCCTACGTGCAGGGACTGGGCTTCACCCACATCGAGCTGCTGCCGATCGCCGAGTATCCGTTCGGCGGCTCCTGGGGCTACCAGCCGCTGGGTCTGTACGCGCCGACCGCGCGGCACGGCGATGCCGACGGCTTCGCGCGCTTCGTCGACGCCTGCCACCAGGCCGGGATCGGCGTGCTGCTGGACTGGGTCGGCGCGCACTTCCCCGACGACCCGCACGGCCTGCAGCGCTTCGACGGCAGCGCCCTGTACGAACACGCCGACCCGCGCGAAGGCGTGCACCGCGAGTGGAACACGCTGGTCTACAACTACGGGCGCCCGGAAGTGGTGGCCTACCTGATCGGCAGCGCGCTGGAGTGGATCGAGCGCTTCCATGTCGACGGCCTGCGCGTGGATGCGGTGGCGGCGATGCTGTACCGCGACTACGGCCGCCCTGCCGGCGAATGGATCCCCAACGCGCACGGCGGCCGCGAGAACCTGGAGGCGATCGCCTTCCTGCGCCGCCTCAACGACGAGATCGCGCAGCGTTTCCCAGGCGTGCGCACCATCGCCGAGGAATCCACCGCCTGGCCAGGCGCCACCGCGCCCACACCGCAGGGCGGGCTGGGATTCAGCCACAAGTGGAACATGGGCTGGGCGCACGACACCCTGTGCTACCTGCAGCGCGATCCGCTGTACCGGCAGCACCACCACAGCGAGATGACCTTCGGCCTGGTGTATGCGTTCTCCGAGCATTTCGTGCTGCCGCTGTCGCACGACGAGGTGGCGCACGGCAGGGGCTCGCTGCTGGCGCGCCTGCCCGGCGACGCCTGGCAGCGCTTCGCCAACCTGCGTGCCTACCTGGCGTTCATGTGGGCCCATCCCGGGCGCAAGTTGCTGTTCATGGGCTGCGAATTCGGGCAGTGGCAGGACTGGGACCACGAGCGGCCGCTGGACTGGGTGCAGGCGCAGCAGCCCGAACACCGTGGCGTCGCCCGGCTGGTCGCCGATCTCAACCGGCAGTTGCGCGCGTCGCCGGCGCTGTACCGCAGCGACCGCAGCAGCGACGGCTTCGAATGGAGCATCGCCGACGATCACCACAACAGCGTGTTCGCCTTCGTCCGCCACGACCGCGATGACGACACGCCGCCGCTGCTGGCAGTGAGCAATTTCACCCCGAACGTCCACCACGGTTACCACGTGGGCGTGCCGCGGGGCGGACGCTGGCGCGAACGTCTCAACAGCGACAGCAGCTACTACGGCGGTTCCAACCAGGGCAACGGCGGCGCGCTGTCGACCCTGCCGCAGCCGATGCACGGGCATGCGCAATCGTTGGCGCTGACCCTGCCGCCGCTGTCCACCCTTTGGCTGCAACCGGACTTTTGA
- the glgA gene encoding glycogen synthase GlgA has translation MSPPTPADLTDRQRDTHPVLHAPRRRYRDARGRFVRNAEVTVKLNPAPRRTSLFVTSEMADFIKAGGLGDVAAALPRALRGSCDVRVLIPGYPSVLRTTGPLEIVGRVAAHAGLPDCALGRAERPDGLCVYVLLCPQLFERQGSPYVCSEGRDWEDNALRFATLSHAAARIAGGQAGLDWTPELLHLNDWPCSLAAAYVRWSGGRTPCLLTIHNLAYQGLFPYAMAGALGIPAEGLQDLEFYGQMSFLRAGIVHADHINTVSVSYAAQITGPAQGCGLDALLARRAASGRLSGIVNGIDASWDPRTDAHLPVHFGVGQIQGKRENAAQVRQAFGLLDSDGPLFAVVSRLVHQKGLDLICEVAPQIVAAGGQIVIIGGGEPQIEQAVAALARRYPGHVGAHIGFEERLARRMFAGSDFLLMPSRFEPCGLSQMYAQRFGSLPIAHATGGLIDTVDDGVTGFLFEEASADGLRRCLQRVFRTFRLPGLLQAMRRAAMLRPSGWELAGRKYMALYERTAGARPATGGVPLASTTAAAATASALASA, from the coding sequence ATGTCGCCCCCCACCCCCGCCGACCTGACCGACAGACAACGCGATACCCATCCGGTGCTGCATGCGCCGCGCCGTCGCTACCGCGACGCGCGCGGCCGCTTCGTCCGCAATGCCGAGGTCACCGTCAAGCTGAACCCGGCGCCGCGCCGTACCAGCCTGTTCGTGACCTCCGAGATGGCCGACTTCATCAAGGCCGGCGGGCTCGGCGACGTCGCCGCGGCGCTGCCACGCGCGCTGCGCGGCAGCTGCGACGTCCGCGTGCTGATCCCCGGCTATCCGTCGGTGCTGCGCACCACCGGACCGCTGGAGATTGTCGGCCGCGTCGCCGCGCACGCCGGCCTGCCGGACTGCGCGCTGGGCCGGGCCGAGCGTCCGGACGGCCTGTGCGTGTACGTGCTGCTGTGCCCGCAGTTGTTCGAGCGGCAGGGTTCGCCCTACGTGTGCAGCGAAGGCCGCGACTGGGAAGACAACGCGTTGCGCTTCGCCACCCTGTCCCATGCCGCCGCACGGATCGCCGGCGGCCAGGCCGGGCTGGACTGGACCCCGGAACTGCTGCACCTCAACGACTGGCCGTGCTCGCTGGCCGCCGCCTACGTGCGCTGGTCCGGCGGCCGCACGCCGTGCCTGCTGACCATCCACAACCTGGCCTACCAGGGGCTGTTTCCGTATGCGATGGCCGGCGCCCTGGGCATCCCCGCCGAGGGCCTGCAGGACCTGGAGTTCTACGGGCAGATGTCGTTCCTGCGCGCGGGCATCGTCCACGCCGACCACATCAACACGGTCAGCGTCAGCTACGCGGCGCAGATCACCGGCCCGGCGCAGGGCTGCGGCCTGGACGCGCTGCTGGCACGACGCGCCGCCAGCGGCCGCCTCAGCGGCATCGTCAACGGCATCGACGCCAGTTGGGACCCGCGCACCGACGCGCACCTGCCCGTGCACTTCGGCGTCGGCCAGATCCAGGGCAAGCGCGAGAACGCGGCGCAGGTGCGCCAGGCGTTCGGCCTGCTCGACAGCGACGGTCCGCTGTTCGCGGTGGTCTCCCGGCTGGTGCACCAGAAGGGCCTGGACCTGATCTGCGAAGTGGCGCCGCAGATCGTCGCCGCCGGCGGCCAGATCGTGATCATCGGCGGCGGCGAGCCGCAGATCGAGCAGGCGGTGGCGGCGCTGGCGCGGCGCTACCCCGGCCATGTCGGCGCGCACATCGGCTTCGAGGAGCGGCTGGCGCGGCGCATGTTCGCCGGCTCCGACTTCCTGCTGATGCCCTCGCGCTTCGAGCCCTGCGGGCTCAGCCAGATGTACGCCCAGCGCTTCGGCAGCCTGCCGATCGCCCATGCCACCGGCGGCCTGATCGACACCGTGGACGACGGCGTCACCGGCTTCCTGTTCGAGGAGGCTTCGGCCGACGGCCTGCGCCGCTGCCTGCAGCGGGTGTTCCGCACCTTCCGCCTGCCCGGCCTGCTGCAGGCGATGCGCCGCGCGGCGATGCTGCGGCCCAGCGGCTGGGAACTGGCCGGACGCAAGTACATGGCGCTGTACGAGCGCACCGCGGGGGCGCGGCCGGCAACCGGCGGCGTCCCGCTGGCGTCGACGACCGCTGCAGCGGCCACCGCGAGCGCATTGGCGAGCGCATGA
- a CDS encoding response regulator, with amino-acid sequence MRVTSASTAILLVEDDQMIRELAATMLAADGYRVLSAASAQDALEVLERHPEVELIFSDVQMPRCDGLTMVRKLRRRGIVIPALLTSGTHAPEPWMLPERTGFLPKPYRRTDLLAALDRLQAGP; translated from the coding sequence ATGCGCGTCACCTCCGCCTCCACCGCCATTCTTCTGGTGGAGGACGACCAGATGATCCGGGAATTGGCCGCCACCATGCTGGCGGCCGATGGATACCGGGTCCTGTCGGCCGCGAGCGCGCAGGACGCGCTGGAGGTCCTGGAGCGGCACCCGGAGGTGGAGCTGATCTTCAGCGACGTGCAGATGCCCCGCTGCGACGGCCTGACCATGGTGCGCAAATTGCGCCGCCGCGGCATCGTCATTCCCGCCCTGCTGACCTCGGGCACGCACGCGCCGGAACCCTGGATGCTGCCGGAGCGGACCGGCTTCCTGCCCAAGCCGTACCGCCGCACCGACCTGCTGGCGGCATTGGACCGCCTGCAGGCCGGGCCCTGA
- a CDS encoding two-component system sensor histidine kinase NtrB: protein MTTHAHYRQIVELSHDCIKEIGRDGIVRSINPHGLALLGVTDPADIVGHPWAELWPEDMRSLTQAAFAAALGNEQREFWAQRASLDGRQRWWHVMVSPLANASARVESVLVISRDVTQQRQVEQALRALSDLAPVESADDAMGAADAAALGRRWQVEHSQLRGQLDIALAAQRVAERAMIQAQKGEAIGQMLAGVVHDFNNMLHTAITSVSMVADHPQRLQPDQRRLLAIAGEALQHGAGMTRRLLGFARAHPVKPAWLDLNALVSQMQPLLAQALGGEMRLQLAACTEVATTYADRSAVEQAVMNLALNARDASRPGDAVTIRCGALEVPPSRAAAMRQPGRYATLAVSDQGEGMSDAVKSRLFEAYFTTKPEGKGTGLGLAQVYGLVRQAGGFVDVESELGRGTTITLAFPFVPRPLSDEGEDADTMSVPASD, encoded by the coding sequence TTGACCACGCACGCCCACTATCGGCAGATCGTCGAGCTCTCCCACGACTGCATCAAGGAAATCGGCCGCGACGGCATCGTGCGCTCGATCAATCCGCACGGCCTCGCCCTGCTTGGCGTCACCGACCCCGCCGACATCGTCGGCCACCCCTGGGCCGAGCTGTGGCCGGAGGACATGCGCTCACTGACCCAGGCCGCCTTCGCCGCGGCGCTGGGCAACGAGCAGCGCGAATTCTGGGCGCAGCGCGCGTCGCTGGACGGCCGGCAGCGCTGGTGGCATGTGATGGTCAGTCCGCTGGCCAATGCCTCGGCCCGGGTCGAAAGCGTGCTGGTGATCAGCCGCGACGTCACCCAGCAGCGCCAGGTCGAGCAGGCCCTGCGCGCGCTGAGCGACCTCGCCCCGGTCGAGAGCGCGGACGACGCGATGGGGGCCGCCGATGCCGCAGCGCTGGGGCGCCGCTGGCAGGTCGAGCATTCGCAATTGCGCGGGCAACTGGACATCGCCCTGGCCGCGCAGCGCGTGGCCGAGCGCGCGATGATCCAGGCGCAGAAGGGCGAGGCGATTGGACAGATGCTCGCCGGCGTGGTTCACGACTTCAACAACATGCTGCATACCGCGATCACCTCGGTGAGCATGGTCGCCGACCATCCGCAGCGGCTGCAGCCGGACCAGCGCCGGCTGCTCGCCATCGCCGGCGAGGCGTTGCAGCACGGCGCGGGCATGACCCGGCGGCTGCTGGGCTTCGCCCGCGCGCATCCGGTCAAGCCGGCCTGGCTGGACCTGAACGCGTTGGTGTCGCAGATGCAGCCGTTGCTGGCGCAGGCGCTGGGCGGCGAGATGCGCCTGCAGCTGGCGGCCTGCACCGAAGTGGCGACGACCTATGCCGACCGCAGCGCGGTCGAGCAGGCGGTGATGAACCTGGCCTTGAATGCGCGCGACGCCAGCCGCCCCGGCGATGCGGTGACGATCCGCTGCGGCGCGCTGGAGGTGCCGCCGTCGCGCGCGGCGGCGATGCGCCAGCCCGGCCGCTACGCGACCCTGGCGGTCAGTGACCAGGGCGAGGGCATGTCCGACGCGGTCAAGTCGCGCTTGTTCGAGGCGTACTTCACCACCAAGCCCGAGGGCAAGGGCACCGGCCTGGGCCTTGCCCAGGTCTACGGCCTGGTGCGCCAGGCCGGCGGTTTCGTCGACGTCGAATCGGAGCTGGGCCGCGGCACCACCATCACCCTGGCGTTTCCGTTCGTGCCGCGGCCGTTGAGCGACGAGGGCGAGGATGCCGACACAATGTCGGTGCCGGCGTCCGACTAG
- a CDS encoding cysteine hydrolase family protein, translated as MRQPTRRRTGTQRRQARQARQAVPHGPPTLPIVDMISRFDFPDGARLAAAALPVAERIAQLRARVHRHGWPVLFANDNFADWRTDFAGLWTLCADPPQRGARIAACLAPRPQDDYVLKPKHSAVLGSALAVLLARLQTTRLLVTGIATDACVLATAIDARMRDFQVQVPPSCCAALNAGRQQRALQVLREAFAVRISDRLPARAGG; from the coding sequence ATGCGCCAGCCCACCCGGCGACGCACCGGCACCCAGCGGCGACAGGCTCGGCAGGCGCGGCAGGCGGTGCCGCACGGACCGCCGACGCTGCCGATCGTGGACATGATCAGCCGTTTCGACTTCCCCGACGGCGCACGGCTGGCCGCTGCGGCGCTGCCGGTGGCCGAGCGCATCGCCCAGCTCCGCGCGCGCGTCCATCGCCACGGCTGGCCGGTGCTGTTCGCCAACGACAACTTCGCCGACTGGCGTACCGATTTCGCAGGCCTGTGGACGCTGTGCGCCGATCCGCCGCAGCGCGGCGCGCGCATCGCCGCCTGCCTGGCGCCACGCCCGCAGGACGACTACGTGCTCAAGCCCAAGCATTCCGCCGTCCTCGGCTCGGCCCTGGCCGTGCTGCTGGCGCGGCTGCAGACCACGCGCCTGCTGGTCACCGGCATCGCCACCGATGCCTGCGTGCTGGCCACCGCGATCGACGCGCGCATGCGCGATTTCCAGGTACAGGTGCCGCCGTCGTGCTGCGCGGCGCTGAATGCCGGACGCCAGCAACGGGCACTGCAGGTGCTGCGCGAGGCATTCGCGGTGCGCATCAGCGACCGGCTGCCGGCGCGCGCAGGCGGATGA